TATCCGGGCCGGACGTTCACCGCGCAGATGACGCGCTCGGCCGATGCGGTCGATACCAGTTCGGGCACGGTGCTGGTCGAGTTGCAGGCCGCCAATGGCGACCGCGCGCTCAAGCCCGGCGCTTATGCGCAGGCGAGCTTCCCGGTCGCGGGCGGCGGCAGCGCGGTCGAACTGCCGGCGAGCGCGATGATCATCGGTCAGGCCGGGACTCAGGTGGCGATCGTCGGCAATGATGGCCGCGCCTTGCTCAAGACGGTGACGATCGCGCACGATCTCGGCGACCGCGTGCAGATCAGCGCCGGGCTGTCCGCCAACGATCGCGTGATCGACAGCCCACCCGATTCGCTCCAGTCCGGCGACAGGGTGCAGATCGCGAAGCGGCAGGATGCGGCCGGTGGCAAGTAAGGCCGGCTGGCTGCTGACCGCGAGCGTCGCGCTGCTCGGCGGTTGCTCGCTCGCGCCGGATTACCAGCGCCCGGCGATGGCGGCACCGGCGGCGTTCAAGGAGAGCGCGCCGTGGCAGGCTGCTGCCGCCACCCCGCCACCTGCGGGCAAATGGTGGGAAACATTCGGCGATCCCGCGCTCGATTCGCTCGAAGCGCAAATCGACGCGGGCAATTTCGATCTCGCCGCCGCCTCGGCCCGCTATGAGCAGGCGCGATCGCTGGTGCGGCAGGCGCGCGCCGATCTGTTTCCCCAGATCGGCGTCGATGCGAGCGTCGATCGCAATCGGCTTTCGGCCAATCGGCCGATCGGGCGTGGGCTTGCCTCGACCCAGACCGACAAGATCGTCGGCGGCTCGCTCGCTTATGAACTCGATCTGTTCGGGCGCGTGCGCAACACCATCGCCGCCGGCCGTGCCAACGCGCATGCCGCCGCGTTCGATGTCGAAGGGATTCGGCTCGGGCTGCAGAGCCAGCTTGCCGCGACCTATTTCGATCTGCGCGGGCTCGACGCGCGCATCCTGCTGTTGCGCCAGACGGTCGACTCGTTCCAGCGCGCGTTCGACCTCACCAACACGCGCCATTCGGGCGGGATCGCCTCGGGCATCGACGTCAGCCGCGCGCAGGCGCAGGTGTCGAGCGCGCGGGCGGAACTGTCCTCGGTCGAGATCGATCGCGCCAAGGACGAACATGCCATCGCCGTGCTGGTCGGTGAGGCGCCCGCGACTTTCTCGATTCCGGTCGCCGATCCGCAGACCCGCCCGCCCGCGATCCAGCCCGGCCTGCCCTCCACCCTGCTCGAACGCCGCCCCGACATCGCCGCCGCCGAGCGTCGTGTCGCCGCCGCGAACGCGCAGATCGGCGTGGCGCGCGCGGCGTTCTTCCCCAATGTGACGCTTGGGGGCCAGGGCGGGTTCGAATCGGTCGGCGGCGACTGGCTCGGCGCGGCGAGCAGCTTCTGGGCGCTCGGGCCGCTCCAGGCGGCGCTGACCGTGTTCGACGGCGGCCGGCGCGCGGCGCAGGTGCGGCAGGCGCGTGCGCAGTTCGACGAGGCGGCGGCGACCTATCGCCAGACCGTGCTCGACGCGTTCCGCGAGGTTGAGGACGATCTTGCCACGCAGCGGCTGCTCGTCGCGGGCGAAGTGGATCAGGCCGCCGCCGCCAAGGCCGCGGAACGCACGCGTGACCTCGCGCTGATCCGCTATCGTGATGGCGCGGCGGATTATCTTGAGGTCGTCACCGCGCAGACCGCCGCGCTCGACGCCGAGCGTGCGCTGCTCCAGGTGCGGACGCGGCAGTTGCAGGCGGCGGGCGATACGTTCCGGGCGCTGGGCGGGGATTTCCGCGCGGGGAAGTAGCGGCCGGCGTCACGTCCGTCACCCCAGCGCAAGCTGGGGTCTCCCAGTTGGATGTGTGAGGCTCGCCCCGAGGAGACCCCAGCTTGCGCTGGGGTGACGATCTTTGGGGTGTCCGCCTACTCCCGCGTTCGCCCGAAATCCGGTGCTGGATCGTCCTGGCCCTGGTCGATGATGCTGCGGCGGACCGCGCGGGTGCGGGTGAACAGGTCGAACAGCTCGTCGCCCTTGCCCCAGCGGATCGCGCGTTGCAGCGCGCTCAGATCCTCGGAGAAGCGCTGGAGCATGTCGAGCACCGCCTCGCGGTTCGACAGGAACACGTCGCGCCACATCGTCGGATCGGACGCGGCGATCCGGGTGAAATCGCGGAAGCCGCCGGCGGAATATTTGATCACCTCGGACTGGGTGACTTCCTCCATGTCCGATGCGGTGCCGACGATCGTATAGGCGATCAGGTGCGGCAGGTGGCTGGTGATCGCCAGCACCCGGTCATGATGGTCGGGCGCCATCGTCTCCACGTCGGAGCCGAGCCGCCGCCAGAATTCGCACACGCGCTCGACCGCGAAGGGGGCGGCGCCCTCGGGCGGGGTGACGATGCACCAGCGATGTTTGAACAATGTCGCGAAGCCCGCTTCAGGGCCGCTGTTCTCGGTGCCGGCGACCGGGTGCGCGGGGATCACGGTCGCCCCCGGCAGCGCCTCGGCGAGCGCGCGCACCACTTCGGCCTTGCACGAGCCGACATCGCTGACGATCGCATCGGCGGGCAGATCGTCGGCGATCGCGGCGCCGGCCGCGCCCATCGCGCCAACGGGGACGCACAGGATGACGAGATCGGCGTCGATCACGCTCGCGCCCGGCGTATCGGTGAGGTCGTCGAACAGGTCGAGCCGGTCGGCGGTCTCGCGCACGCCCGCGTCGGCGTCATAGCCGGTCAGCCGCACGCTCGGCATCGTGGCGCGAACCGCGCGCGCGATCGAGGAGCCGATCAGGCCGATGCCGATGATGGTGACGCGGGAAAAGGGCAGCATGGCGGCGCAGATGGCGGATGCGGCCCTTTAAGGCAAGCTGGCGCTCCCCGCCGCGCTTGGTATCACGGCGTCCTATGAACGCCATCACATTATCCGACGACACCGCGCTGTTGCAGGTAGAGCGAATCCACGGCTGGCTCGCATCGAGCTATTGGTCGCCCGGCATCGCGCGCGCGGTGGTGGAGAAGGCGATCGCCGGGTCGCACTGTCTCGGCGCCTACCGGGGCGGCGAACAGGTCGGCTTCGCGCGGATGATCACCGATCATGCCACCTTCGCATGGCTCGCCGACGTGTGGGTCGAGGAATCGGCGCGGGGGCAGGGCCTCGGGCGGCGGATGGTCGCATGGTTCCTCGACCATCCCGACTTCGCCGGGCTGCGCCGAATCGGGCTGGTCACAAAGGACGCGCACGGCGTCTATGCCGCGCTGGGCTTCCACCGGCTCGCGCGGGCGGATCGCTATATGGAGCGGCTTCAGCCGGGGATGGCGGAGATGCTGCGCGCGGAGCGTTAATCGAACGGAAGGGTCAGGACGCCACGCCGCCGCGCCAACTCGGCAATACCCCAAGCGTCGCGCGCGCCGGCCGTGCTCAGAAGGGAACGTCGTCGTCGAGATCGTCGGCGAAGCCGCCGCCGCGGTTGCCGCCTGCCGCCGGGGCTGCTGCGCCGCCCGAGCGACCGCCGCCGAAGCTGCTGCCGCCACCGCCACCGCCGTAGCCGCCGCGCGCGCCCCCGCCGAAATCTTCATTGCCGCCGAAATCGTCGCGAACGGCACCGCCGCCACCGCCACCACCAGCACCGCCTTGCGGGCCATCGAGCATGGTCAGCACCGAATTGAAGCCTTGCAGCACGATCTCGGTCGAATAGCGGTCCTGCCCCTGCGCGTCCTGCCATTTGCGGGTCTGGAGCTGGCCCTCGATATAGACCTTGCTGCCCTTGCGCAGAAAGCGCTCGGCAACGTTCGCGAGACCTTCATTGAAGATCGCAACCGAATGCCATTCGGTCTTTTCCTTGCGCTCGCCGGTGTTGCGGTCCTTCCAGGATTCGGACGTGGCGATGCGCAGGTTGACCACCTTGCCGCCGTTCTGAAAGCTCTTGCTTTCGGGATCGCGGCCGAGATTGCCGACGAGAATGACCTTGTTGACGCTGCCCGCCATATTGATTTCCTACAAACCGAAAGATTTTGCGACCCAATAGGTCGCGCCGGCGGCACCGTAGGCGAGTGCGAACAAATAGCCAACCATGAAGGCCGGCCATTTCCACCCGTTCGTCTCGCGGCGCGTCACCGCGATGGTGGAAATGCATTGCGGCGCGAACACGAACCACATCAAAAAGGCGAGCGCGGTCGGCAGGCTCCAGCGCTTGGCGAGCGTCGTCGCGATCTGCGCCTCGCCGCCGTCGCTGCCCGATTCGTCGATCGCATAGACCGTGCCGAGCGCCGCCACCGCCACTTCGCGTGCGGCCATCGCCGGGATCAGCGCGAGCACGATGTCGCG
This genomic stretch from Sphingomonas panacis harbors:
- a CDS encoding efflux transporter outer membrane subunit; this encodes MRPVASKAGWLLTASVALLGGCSLAPDYQRPAMAAPAAFKESAPWQAAAATPPPAGKWWETFGDPALDSLEAQIDAGNFDLAAASARYEQARSLVRQARADLFPQIGVDASVDRNRLSANRPIGRGLASTQTDKIVGGSLAYELDLFGRVRNTIAAGRANAHAAAFDVEGIRLGLQSQLAATYFDLRGLDARILLLRQTVDSFQRAFDLTNTRHSGGIASGIDVSRAQAQVSSARAELSSVEIDRAKDEHAIAVLVGEAPATFSIPVADPQTRPPAIQPGLPSTLLERRPDIAAAERRVAAANAQIGVARAAFFPNVTLGGQGGFESVGGDWLGAASSFWALGPLQAALTVFDGGRRAAQVRQARAQFDEAAATYRQTVLDAFREVEDDLATQRLLVAGEVDQAAAAKAAERTRDLALIRYRDGAADYLEVVTAQTAALDAERALLQVRTRQLQAAGDTFRALGGDFRAGK
- a CDS encoding prephenate/arogenate dehydrogenase family protein — protein: MLPFSRVTIIGIGLIGSSIARAVRATMPSVRLTGYDADAGVRETADRLDLFDDLTDTPGASVIDADLVILCVPVGAMGAAGAAIADDLPADAIVSDVGSCKAEVVRALAEALPGATVIPAHPVAGTENSGPEAGFATLFKHRWCIVTPPEGAAPFAVERVCEFWRRLGSDVETMAPDHHDRVLAITSHLPHLIAYTIVGTASDMEEVTQSEVIKYSAGGFRDFTRIAASDPTMWRDVFLSNREAVLDMLQRFSEDLSALQRAIRWGKGDELFDLFTRTRAVRRSIIDQGQDDPAPDFGRTRE
- a CDS encoding GNAT family N-acetyltransferase, which codes for MNAITLSDDTALLQVERIHGWLASSYWSPGIARAVVEKAIAGSHCLGAYRGGEQVGFARMITDHATFAWLADVWVEESARGQGLGRRMVAWFLDHPDFAGLRRIGLVTKDAHGVYAALGFHRLARADRYMERLQPGMAEMLRAER
- the ssb gene encoding single-stranded DNA-binding protein, with amino-acid sequence MAGSVNKVILVGNLGRDPESKSFQNGGKVVNLRIATSESWKDRNTGERKEKTEWHSVAIFNEGLANVAERFLRKGSKVYIEGQLQTRKWQDAQGQDRYSTEIVLQGFNSVLTMLDGPQGGAGGGGGGGAVRDDFGGNEDFGGGARGGYGGGGGGSSFGGGRSGGAAAPAAGGNRGGGFADDLDDDVPF